A region of Natribaculum luteum DNA encodes the following proteins:
- the lysW gene encoding lysine biosynthesis protein LysW, producing the protein MTECPECGADVALHDDLEVGEIVDCTTCGAELEVVDVEPPVLERAPELEEDWGE; encoded by the coding sequence ATGACCGAATGTCCCGAGTGTGGGGCGGACGTGGCCCTGCACGACGACCTGGAAGTCGGAGAGATCGTCGATTGTACCACCTGCGGAGCAGAGCTGGAAGTCGTCGACGTCGAGCCGCCAGTCCTCGAGCGAGCGCCGGAGCTCGAAGAGGACTGGGGTGAGTGA
- the lysX gene encoding lysine biosynthesis protein LysX — protein MNVGVLYSRIRKDEKLLLEELRERGHDVEKIDVRKVTFDLSEPPAAFEDLDVAVDRCLATSRSLYATQFCEAYGVPVVNSHETAEICADKVKNSLALETAGVPTPETKVAFTKESAMEAIESFGYPCVLKPVVGSWGRLMAKIDSRDAAEAILEHKATLGHYEHKVFYVQEFVEKPGRDIRVLAVDGEPIAAMARSSDHWLTNAAKGAETEPLELDDEAEALVAKASDAVGGGLLGVDLMETGDSYTVHEVNHTVEFKALNDAVDVDVPGTVVDWLEAKAAAEDELEVTA, from the coding sequence GTGAACGTCGGCGTACTCTACTCCCGGATCCGCAAAGACGAGAAACTCCTCCTCGAGGAGCTTCGCGAGCGCGGCCACGACGTCGAGAAGATCGACGTCCGGAAGGTGACGTTCGACCTGTCCGAGCCGCCGGCGGCCTTCGAGGACCTCGACGTGGCGGTCGATCGCTGTCTCGCGACGAGCCGCAGCCTGTACGCCACGCAGTTTTGTGAGGCCTACGGCGTGCCCGTCGTCAACAGCCACGAGACGGCCGAGATCTGTGCGGACAAGGTGAAAAACAGTCTCGCACTCGAGACCGCGGGCGTGCCCACGCCCGAGACGAAAGTGGCGTTCACGAAGGAGTCGGCGATGGAGGCGATCGAATCCTTTGGCTACCCCTGCGTGCTCAAACCCGTCGTGGGATCGTGGGGACGCCTGATGGCCAAGATCGACTCCCGCGACGCCGCCGAGGCGATCCTGGAGCACAAGGCGACGCTCGGCCACTACGAGCACAAGGTGTTCTACGTCCAGGAGTTCGTCGAGAAGCCCGGCCGCGACATCCGTGTGCTCGCCGTCGACGGCGAGCCGATCGCGGCGATGGCCCGCTCGTCGGACCACTGGCTCACGAACGCGGCGAAAGGTGCCGAGACCGAGCCGCTCGAACTCGACGACGAGGCCGAAGCACTCGTCGCGAAGGCGAGCGACGCCGTCGGCGGCGGCTTACTCGGCGTCGACCTCATGGAAACCGGCGACAGTTATACGGTCCACGAGGTCAACCACACCGTCGAGTTCAAGGCGCTCAACGACGCCGTCGACGTCGACGTCCCCGGAACCGTCGTCGACTGGCTCGAGGCGAAGGCGGCGGCCGAAGACGAACTCGAGGTGACCGCCTGA
- the argC gene encoding N-acetyl-gamma-glutamyl-phosphate reductase, translating into MAVDTEHETDDAAETVTASVVGASGFTGGELLRLLAGHPNFELAEATSRSYAGKSVGSKHPPLRGTDLRFTEPDDLESVDVLFAATPHGVSMGQIDEFFDVADTVVDLSADFRLDTEEQYDEWYDGHDAPEYLERAEYALPEINRENLPGAELIAGGGCNATATILGLYPLVEAGIVDGDQQIVVDVKVGSSEGGAGGGEASSHPERSGVVRPYAPTGHRHEAEIEQFLDTSVAFTCHAVDMVRGASATSHVFPSGPVSKGDLWKAYRGAYEDEPFVRMAAGGSGVYRYPEPKAVAGTNYAEVGFELDPSNKRVVVFSAIDNMMKGSAGQAVHAANVALGFEETAGLDFAGLHPVGAP; encoded by the coding sequence ATGGCGGTCGACACGGAGCACGAAACGGACGACGCCGCGGAGACCGTCACCGCGTCGGTCGTCGGCGCGAGCGGCTTCACCGGCGGCGAACTGCTTCGGCTGCTGGCCGGCCACCCCAACTTCGAGCTTGCCGAGGCGACGAGTCGCTCCTACGCCGGCAAGAGCGTCGGCTCGAAGCACCCGCCGCTTCGCGGGACCGACCTGCGATTTACGGAACCCGACGACCTCGAGTCCGTCGACGTCCTCTTCGCCGCGACGCCACACGGCGTCTCGATGGGGCAGATCGACGAGTTCTTCGACGTCGCCGACACCGTCGTCGACCTCTCGGCCGACTTTCGGCTCGACACCGAAGAACAGTACGACGAGTGGTACGACGGCCACGACGCGCCGGAGTACCTCGAGCGCGCGGAGTACGCTCTCCCCGAGATCAACCGGGAGAACCTCCCCGGTGCCGAGTTGATCGCCGGCGGCGGCTGTAACGCCACCGCGACGATCCTCGGGCTGTACCCGCTGGTCGAGGCCGGCATCGTCGACGGCGACCAGCAGATCGTCGTCGACGTGAAAGTCGGCTCCTCGGAGGGAGGCGCGGGCGGCGGCGAGGCCTCGAGCCACCCCGAGCGGTCGGGTGTCGTCCGGCCGTACGCGCCGACTGGCCACCGCCACGAGGCCGAGATCGAGCAGTTCCTCGACACTTCGGTCGCGTTCACGTGCCACGCAGTCGACATGGTCCGTGGCGCGAGCGCGACCAGCCATGTCTTCCCCTCGGGGCCGGTCTCGAAGGGCGACCTCTGGAAAGCGTACAGGGGAGCGTACGAGGACGAACCGTTCGTCCGCATGGCCGCCGGCGGCTCGGGCGTCTATCGCTACCCCGAGCCCAAGGCCGTCGCGGGCACGAACTACGCCGAGGTCGGCTTCGAACTCGACCCCTCGAACAAGCGCGTCGTGGTCTTCTCGGCCATCGACAACATGATGAAGGGATCGGCCGGGCAGGCGGTCCACGCCGCCAACGTCGCGCTCGGCTTCGAGGAGACGGCTGGACTCGACTTTGCGGGGCTGCACCCCGTGGGAGCACCCTGA